Proteins encoded together in one Streptomyces sp. TLI_171 window:
- a CDS encoding DUF2127 domain-containing protein, with protein MKRDWDRHTCARRGHITYAPDETDLRTRLHAATALGTAWRCLRCGDFALGEPHGSGPAENAPLVPRGKALRDLFILRFLAVERLLRGLLIVVAAWAVWKFSNSQDAVRRIFDENLTVFKPVTEHFHWDLEHSPIVDTIRRTFDYKHSTLLYVAVALVVYALIEIVEAFGLWWGRRWAEYLTVIATAAFLPLEGYELTEHVSVLKIGTLLLNIAAVLWIMLSKRLFGLRGGVAAFEAERHSASLLEVETAAGAVPQTA; from the coding sequence CTGAAACGGGACTGGGACCGGCACACCTGTGCCCGGCGCGGCCACATCACCTACGCGCCCGACGAGACCGACCTGCGCACCCGCCTGCACGCCGCCACCGCGCTCGGCACCGCCTGGCGCTGCCTGCGCTGCGGCGACTTCGCGCTCGGCGAGCCGCACGGCTCCGGCCCGGCCGAGAACGCGCCGCTGGTCCCGCGCGGCAAGGCGCTGCGGGACCTGTTCATCCTGCGCTTCCTCGCCGTCGAACGGCTGCTGCGCGGCCTGCTGATCGTCGTCGCGGCCTGGGCGGTGTGGAAGTTCTCCAACAGCCAGGACGCGGTGCGCCGGATCTTCGACGAGAACCTGACCGTCTTCAAGCCGGTCACCGAGCACTTCCACTGGGACCTGGAGCACTCGCCGATCGTCGACACCATCCGCCGGACCTTCGACTACAAGCACTCCACCCTGCTCTACGTGGCCGTCGCGCTGGTGGTCTACGCGCTGATCGAGATCGTCGAGGCGTTCGGCCTGTGGTGGGGCCGGCGCTGGGCCGAGTACCTGACCGTGATCGCCACCGCCGCGTTCCTGCCGCTGGAGGGCTACGAGCTCACCGAGCACGTCAGCGTGCTGAAGATCGGCACGCTGCTGCTGAACATCGCCGCAGTGCTCTGGATCATGCTCTCCAAGCGGCTGTTCGGCCTGCGCGGCGGTGTCGCCGCGTTCGAGGCCGAGCGCCACTCGGCCTCGCTGCTGGAAGTGGAGACCGCCGCGGGCGCCGTCCCGCAGACCGCCTGA
- a CDS encoding DUF3817 domain-containing protein: protein MKSVAAVHRLRLVSGPEGLSFILLLICSVLKRTTSFNGVPVMGTVHGVLFILYLVFLVQAYQARRWEPKRGLVLFVLSVLPTGGFFAERMLAKEERGELDAAPATA from the coding sequence GTGAAGAGCGTCGCCGCCGTCCACCGCCTGCGCCTGGTCTCCGGCCCGGAGGGCCTGTCCTTCATCCTGCTGCTGATCTGCTCGGTGCTGAAGCGCACCACCAGCTTCAACGGCGTGCCGGTGATGGGCACCGTGCACGGCGTGCTGTTCATCCTGTACCTGGTCTTCCTGGTGCAGGCGTACCAGGCCCGGCGCTGGGAGCCGAAGCGCGGCCTGGTGCTGTTCGTGCTGTCGGTGCTGCCGACCGGCGGGTTCTTCGCCGAGCGGATGCTCGCCAAGGAGGAGCGCGGCGAGCTCGACGCCGCCCCGGCGACCGCCTGA